A window of Pseudomonadota bacterium contains these coding sequences:
- a CDS encoding AraC family transcriptional regulator, whose product MDGGVLDQLALFAIGITWFSTLVLALGHLASDLYAERRWARRFGLALLGNLSVLQGLHYWALVGDLRVWSSSLYIASIFCTGALFFCFCRAVLRPERSWPRWAYAALVPPVIGAIAPGQVMFFVAFVIGTGYFLAIAAQLFVLRSQRRRFTAELTALVILFIISGMTLLLGLLLPWIDERVYVAVFAILNGASFLPALLLVVRYPDLLNRAEEALVLAQANSTLRNVDVASKLRELDRLMREEHLYRDETLNLAALADQLQLSSHQTSELLNQQVGMGFARYLRKQRVADACASLMSQPGESVLSIGLNAGFSSQSTFYTAFKQETGLSPGQYRKTPREAAS is encoded by the coding sequence ATGGATGGCGGCGTCCTCGACCAACTGGCTCTCTTCGCGATCGGTATCACCTGGTTCAGCACGCTGGTGCTCGCCCTCGGCCACCTGGCGAGCGATCTCTACGCGGAACGACGCTGGGCGAGGCGCTTCGGCCTGGCACTGCTCGGCAACCTGAGCGTCCTGCAGGGACTGCACTACTGGGCGCTGGTCGGTGATCTCAGGGTCTGGTCTTCGTCGCTCTACATCGCCAGCATCTTCTGCACCGGTGCCCTGTTCTTCTGCTTCTGCCGCGCCGTGCTGCGGCCTGAGCGGTCGTGGCCTCGGTGGGCCTACGCCGCGCTGGTGCCGCCGGTGATCGGGGCGATCGCGCCGGGGCAGGTGATGTTCTTCGTCGCCTTCGTGATCGGCACCGGGTACTTCCTGGCCATCGCTGCGCAGTTGTTCGTGCTGCGCAGTCAGCGACGGCGCTTCACGGCCGAGCTCACGGCCCTGGTGATCCTGTTCATCATCTCTGGCATGACCCTGCTCCTGGGCCTGCTCCTGCCGTGGATCGACGAGCGCGTGTACGTGGCGGTGTTCGCCATCCTCAACGGCGCCAGCTTCCTGCCGGCCTTGCTGCTGGTCGTACGCTATCCGGATCTGCTCAACCGGGCCGAAGAGGCGCTGGTCCTGGCGCAGGCGAACTCGACCCTGCGCAACGTGGATGTGGCGAGCAAGCTCCGCGAGCTCGATCGCCTCATGCGCGAGGAACACCTGTACCGGGACGAGACGCTCAACCTGGCCGCGCTGGCGGATCAGCTGCAGCTGTCCTCACACCAGACCTCTGAGCTACTCAACCAGCAGGTGGGCATGGGCTTCGCCCGCTACCTGCGTAAGCAACGGGTGGCGGATGCCTGCGCGTCGCTCATGTCGCAGCCGGGTGAGTCGGTGCTATCGATCGGTCTCAATGCCGGCTTCTCCTCCCAGTCCACCTTCTACACCGCCTTCAAGCAGGAGACGGGACTGTCACCTGGACAGTACCGCAAGACGCCCCGCGAGGCCGCGTCCTGA